A genomic window from Fusarium verticillioides 7600 chromosome 5, whole genome shotgun sequence includes:
- a CDS encoding xylan 1,4-beta-xylosidase, whose amino-acid sequence MPTIRNPILPGFNPDPSIVRVGIDYYIATSTFEWFPGVQIHHSTDLANWKLITRPLDRESLLDMKGDPDSGGIWAPCLSHDGQKFWLVYTDVKRKDGTFWDLKNYITNSESIYGPWTDPIHSNSSGIDPSLFHDDDGRKWFVNQRRDHRFPIRDHFCGIMMQEFDPEAGNLIGPQKKIFNGTEIGITEGPHIYKRNGWYYLLTAEGGTSYDHSCTLARSRSIWGPYELHPDKYILSSRESPSAELQRAGHGDLVETPDGRTYLVHLLSRPITEKRRSVLGRETAIQEAFWKDDDWLYVKNGPVPSTLVDVPGTRDQDDHWREIRYTFDNGLPIDFQWLRTPEPEKIFSTNGKLVLYGRDAIGSWFEQALVARRQTHFSYDAETLIDFKPENEREFAGLTAYYSRFNFFYLHITANEDGERLLSIMSSEESWPTGSLQIHHLDPISLPPAGKVKLALTIREAELQFYYSIEDTPLEKYGPVLDASQLSDECSCGPRGSGGSFTGAFVGMACSDLNGNGKLAEFEYFVYRPVKI is encoded by the coding sequence ATGCCTACCATTCGTAATCCTATCCTGCCTGGATTCAATCCGGATCCTTCGATTGTCAGAGTCGGTATTGATTACTATATCGCCACGTCCACGTTCGAATGGTTTCCAGGCGTCCAGATTCATCATTCTACTGATCTTGCAAACTGGAAGCTCATCACTCGTCCCCTGGATCGCGAAAGCCTTTTAGATATGAAGGGAGATCCAGATAGTGGCGGGATCTGGGCACCTTGTCTTTCACACGACGGCCAGAAGTTTTGGCTTGTATATACTGACGTGAAGAGAAAGGACGGGACATTCTGGGACTTGAAGAATTATATCACAAACTCTGAGTCCATCTATGGCCCTTGGACAGATCCCATTCACTCCAACTCTTCAGGCATAGACCCTTCACTATTCCACGATGATGACGGTAGAAAATGGTTTGTCAATCAGAGGAGAGACCACCGCTTCCCAATCAGAGATCATTTCTGTGGCATCATGATGCAGGAGTTTGACCCAGAGGCTGGAAATCTTATTGGTCCACAGAAAAAGATCTTCAATGGGACTGAAATTGGTATAACGGAGGGACCACATATTTACAAACGGAACGGGTGGTATTATCTTCTTACAGCCGAAGGTGGAACTTCATACGATCACTCATGCACTCTTGCTCGATCTCGAAGCATCTGGGGGCCTTACGAGCTGCATCCGGATAAGTACATTCTTTCCTCAAGAGAGTCTCCGTCGGCAGAACTTCAGCGCGCAGGGCAcggtgatcttgttgagacACCAGACGGAAGAACATATCTGGTTCATCTTCTCAGTCGGCCGATAACAGAGAAACGCCGGAGTGTTCTTGGACGAGAAACAGCTATTCAAGAAGCATtttggaaagatgatgacTGGTTATACGTTAAGAACGGGCCAGTACCTTCGACACTGGTTGATGTGCCGGGTACacgagatcaagatgaccACTGGCGAGAGATTCGATACACTTTCGACAATGGTTTGCCAATCGATTTTCAGTGGCTTCGCacaccagagccagagaaAATATTCTCTACCAATGGAAAATTGGTCCTGTACGGGCGTGATGCTATTGGTTCCTGGTTCGAACAAGCCCTCGTAGCTCGTCGCCAGACTCATTTCTCTTATGACGCTGAGACACTTATCGACTTCAAACCTGAGAACGAACGCGAGTTTGCAGGTCTGACAGCTTATTACAGCCGTTTCAACTTTTTCTATCTTCACATCACGGCTaatgaagatggcgagagaCTCTTGTCTATAATGAGCTCGGAAGAATCATGGCCTACGGGGTCACTCCagatccatcatcttgatccaATTAGTCTCCCACCAGCAGGAAAGGTCAAATTGGCGCTCACTATAAGAGAGGCAGAGTTGCAGTTCTATTACTCTATTGAAGATACGCCACTTGAGAAGTACGGACCTGTCTTGGACGCTTCTCAACTTTCAGACGAGTGTAGCTGTGGTCCACGAGGTTCGGGCGGTTCTTTCACTGGTGCGTTTGTTGGTATGGCTTGCTCGGACTTGAACGGGAATGGCAAGTTGGCAGAGTTTGAGTATTTTGTGTATCGCCCTGTGAAGATATAA